Proteins from one Fragaria vesca subsp. vesca linkage group LG6, FraVesHawaii_1.0, whole genome shotgun sequence genomic window:
- the LOC101292142 gene encoding protein SET-like, whose translation MAKKAKITDRVPEQNDADDDHVDGELVVSIEKLQEAQDDLEKVNEEASDKVLEVEQKYNEIRRPVYLKRNEIIKTIPDFWLIAFLSHPALGDLLSNEDKKIFKYLYSLDVEDFKDVKSGYAIRFNFNENPYFEDTKLTKTFTFFDDGTTKIVGTAIKWKEDMGVANGVKHEKKGNKRPSSEESFFRWFSETEQKDIAEFQDEVAEIIKEDLWPNPLKYFNNEADEEESEGDEEENGDEDDNDREEDTEGDN comes from the exons ATGGCGAAGAAGGCCAAGATCACTGACAGAGTTCCGGAGCAGAACGACGCCGACGACGATCACGTCGACGGCGAGCTCGTGGTTTCCATCGAGAAGTTGCAGGAGGCTCAGGACGACCTCGAGAAG GTTAACGAAGAAGCCAGTGACAAGGTATTGGAAGTTGAGCAGAAGTATAATGAGATCCGCAGACCTGTCTATCTGAAACGGAATGAAATAATAAAAACCATTCCTGACTTCTGGTTAATTGCT TTCCTTAGCCATCCTGCATTAGGCGATCTATTGAGCAATGAAGACAAGAAG ATCTTCAAGTACTTATATTCTCTTGATGTGGAGGACTTCAAAGATGTTAAGTCAGGTTATGCTATCAGATTT AACTTTAACGAGAATCCTTATTTTGAAGATACAAAGCTAACTAAAACCTTCACATTCTTTGATGATGGGACAACTAAAATTGTCGGCACCGCCATCAAATGGAAGGAGGACATG GGTGTTGCAAATGGAGTCAAACACGAGAAAAAGGGAAACAAACGACCATCTTCTGAGGAGAG CTTCTTCAGATGGTTTAGCGAAACCGAACAGAAAGATATAGCTGAGTTTCAGGATGAG GTGGCAGAGATAATTAAGGAGGATTTATGGCCCAATCCTCTGAAGTACTTCAACAAT GAGGCTGATGAAGAGGAATCTGAAGGTGATGAAGAG GAGAATGGTGATGAGGATGACAATGATCGGGAAGAAGACACTGAGGGGGATAACTAA
- the LOC101302777 gene encoding putative disease resistance protein RGA3-like, with the protein MAAELVLTFAAEGILTKVSLLAANKIALARGFHTELEKLRQSLSNIQDFLGSAADQRLDDRGKAVETWVKKLQQVAEDADDVLDEFEYELLRQQVELRNHMKRKVLNFLSASNPLWFRFKMAHKIKKINDSLVELKNEAPLINLVAKKGDSRQRPDRVQTDSFFEKGEKVVGREDAVTKIVTTLISSDIQQKDLSVMAIVGMAGLGKTTLAKSVYNESAIKTHFHQRIWVCVSNTFEVDTILSLMVESLTKKAGMKSRDALLQVLREEITGKRYVLVLDDVWNEEREKWDSLMSCLSKLNSNPGSCIIVTTRSAYVSTIAETLPRPELRKLSEEECWSIIKQRALNLDENGFIDAELERIGRAIAEKCGGVPLVAKVLGSLLGSRASKVEWLSIRDNRLWELPEGEDRIMKVLKLSFDNLEPSPLKQCFAYCSMLRKDFEIERDNLIQLWMAQGLLQTSSTVENHHEMEDTGKEYFNILLNNSLFQEVIEGGTITKYTMHDLVHDLAEKVSKSERLTQELNDDVRHVARSRPPSTLENMSKVTVGRLRSLFSNDQVPENIFSKFKAMRVLSLDTSNIEELPNSFGKLKHLRYLDLSKTRIKALPKAIGKLYNLQTLRMQYCDLNKLPREMQNLINLRHLCVDEYIEFPAGMFRGLTNLRTLSCFNVGEEMGCRIEELRGLNQLKGMLTIRNLENVRDEAEAKKAKLEEKKNVVELSLDFSWRPLTSNIHDENVLEGLQPHTELEILRITFFMGDRFPSWMMRVPLPLNNLKKLVLTGCLKCGELSIGHLPFLRDVEINGMDNLKRFGSEIYGYDLVYDATREKETIVLFPALKTLKIFDCRGLIEWMEAPTTTTTKVEVFPCLEELTIVNCPSIGFIRIPYSTVSLRELRIQSCHALSSIGQLDHCTSLQELRIGSCNALSSIGLTSSQGLPSLRKLIITFCGGLSTLPSGIENCTSLELLHVFGCKNLATISFTRVLPSLRKLGVLYCDNLSCLAVREYRPSFQELNPCLEKLTISFCKGLQSLPDFRSFTSLRDLRLGPFWENLDSFPDFQVQSQQLVSLELNGWPKLKSLPQQVQHLTSLTRLAIWFFKGVETLPEWLGNLASLVELRIQDCEILKYLPSLEAMQRLTKLQRLEVIDCPLLEERCTEDSGEEWPKISHIQNIRI; encoded by the exons ATGGCAGCTGAATTAGTGCTCACTTTCGCTGCTGAGGGGATTCTGACCAAGGTTTCTTTACTTGCCGCTAACAAAATTGCTCTTGCACGGGGGTTCCACACCGAACTGGAGAAGCTCAGACAGTCCTTATCCAACATTCAAGATTTCTTAGGCAGCGCTGCGGATCAGAGACTAGATGATCGGGGCAAGGCAGTAGAGACATGGGTCAAGAAACTTCAACAGGTAGCTGAAGACGCAGATGATGTTTTGGACGAGTTCGAGTATGAACTTCTCCGACAACAAGTGGAGCTGCGAAACCACATGAAGAGAAAGGTACTCAACTTCCTTTCTGCCTCCAATCCTCTTTGGTTTCGTTTCAAAATGGCGCATAAGATTAAGAAGATCAATGATTCTCTGGTGGAGCTTAAGAATGAGGCACCTTTAATCAACTTGGTTGCAAAAAAAGGAGATTCAAGGCAACGACCAGATCGAGTGCAAACTGATTCATTTTTTGAGAAGGGTGAAAAAGTTGTTGGAAGGGAAGACGCTGTGACAAAGATAGTTACGACGTTGATCAGCTCCGACATTCAGCAGAAGGATCTTTCAGTTATGGCCATTGTGGGAATGGCTGGACTGGGGAAGACGACTCTGGCTAAGTCAGTGTACAATGAATCTGCCATAAAAACACACTTCCATCAAAGAATATGGGTGTGTGTGTCTAACACTTTTGAAGTGGATACGATTTTAAGTCTGATGGTAGAATCTCTAACAAAAAAGGCTGGAATGAAAAGTCGAGATGCATTGCTTCAAGTTCTGAGAGAGGAGATTACAGGGAAGAGATATGTTCTGGTGCTCGATGATGTTTGGAATGAGGAGAGGGAAAAGTGGGATAGCTTGATGAGTTGTTTGTCAAAGCTGAATTCTAATCCCGGAAGCTGCATTATCGTCACCACCCGTAGCGCCTATGTGTCAACTATTGCTGAAACACTCCCCAGACCTGAGTTGAGAAAGCTATCAGAGGAGGAATGTTGGTCCATTATAAAGCAAAGAGCTTTAAATTTAGACGAAAATGGTTTCATTGATGCAGAACTAGAAAGAATTGGGAGGGCGATTGCTGAGAAGTGTGGAGGGGTACCCTTGGTTGCAAAG GTTTTGGGAAGCCTACTGGGCTCAAGAGCTAGTAAAGTTGAATGGTTGTCAATTCGAGACAATAGATTATGGGAACTACCTGAAGGGGAGGACAGGATCATGAAGGTATTGAAGTTGAGTTTTGATAATCTGGAGCCATCGCCATTGAAACAATGTTTTGCATATTGCTCAATGTTGAGAAAAGATTTCGAAATTGAAAGAGATAATTTGATCCAGCTTTGGATGGCTCAAGGATTACTCCAGACTTCTTCAACTGTCGAAAATCATCATGAGATGGAGGATACTGGCAAAGAATATTTTAACATTCTACTAAACAATTCCTTATTCCAAGAGGTAATTGAAGGAGGCACTATTACGAAGTACACAATGCACGATCTTGTGCATGATCTTGCAGAAAAAGTGTCCAAAAGTGAGCGCTTGACACAGGAGTTGAATGATGATGTTCGACATGTTGCACGTAGTCGACCTCCTTCAACACTAGAAAACATGTCAAAAGTAACTGTTGGGAGATTGCGCTCACTATTTTCAAATGACCAGGTCCCAGAGAACATTTTCTCCAAGTTCAAAGCAATGCGGGTCTTAAGTTTAGATACATCAAATATAGAAGAGTTGCCAAATTCATTTGGCAAGCTGAAGCACTTGAGATATCTAGACCTCTCAAAAACAAGAATCAAAGCACTTCCCAAGGCAATTGGCAAGCTCTATAACCTTCAAACATTGCGAATGCAGTATTGTGATCTGAACAAGCTTCCAAGGGAGATGCAAAACTTGATCAACTTGAGGCATCTTTGTGTTGATGAGTATATAGAATTTCCGGCTGGAATGTTCAGGGGACTAACTAATCTCCGGACATTGTCTTGCTTTAATGTGGGCGAGGAGATGGGTTGTAGAATTGAGGAATTGCGTGGCTTGAACCAACTGAAGGGTATGTTAACCATTCGTAATCTGGAAAATGTAAGGGATGAAGCGGAAGCGAAGAAGGCAAAATTAGAAGAGAAGAAAAACGTTGTGGAGTTAAGTTTGGACTTCTCTTGGAGACCACTAACCAGCAACATTCATGATGAGAATGTACTCGAAGGACTCCAACCACACACCGAGTTGGAAATCTTAAGGATTACATTCTTCATGGGTGATAGATTTCCTTCATGGATGATGAGAGTCCCTTTGCCTCTCAACAATTTGAAGAAGCTCGTCCTAACTGGGTGCCTCAAATGTGGAGAACTCTCGATTGGCCATCTACCGTTCCTTAGAGATGTGGAGATAAATGGTATGGATAACCTAAAACGCTTTGGAAGTGAAATTTATGGTTATGACCTTGTTTACGACGCTACACGAGAGAAGGAGACAATAGTCTTATTTCCAGCACTAAAAACATTAAAAATTTTCGATTGCCGTGGGCTAATTGAATGGATGGAAGCACCCACAACGACGACGACAAAAGTAGAGGTGTTCCCTTGCTTGGAGGAGTTGACGATAGTCAATTGTCCAAGTATTGGGTTCATTCGAATTCCCTACAGCACGGTATCCCTCCGCGAACTGCGGATTCAAAGCTGTCATGCATTATCTAGTATTGGCCAACTCGATCATTGCACCTCTCTACAGGAACTGCGGATTGGCAGCTGTAATGCATTATCTAGTATTGGCCTAACATCCTCACAGGGCCTTCCATCTCTCCGGAAATTGATTATTACATTCTGTGGTGGATTATCAACCCTACCGAGCGGGATTGAAAACTGCACCTCTCTTGAGCTATTACATGTATTCGGATGCAAAAATCTAGCGACCATTTCGTTTACACGAGTCCTCCCATCCCTCCGTAAATTGGGAGTTCTGTACTGCGATAATCTATCTTGCTTGGCTGTTCGGGAATATCGTCCCTCGTTTCAGGAGTTGAATCCATGTCTTGAGAAGTTGACTATATCGTTCTGCAAAGGTCTACAATCTCTTCCAGATTTCCGTAGTTTCACATCCCTCCGTGACTTGCGGTTAGGTCCTTTCTGGGAGAACCTCGACTCTTTCCCTGATTTTCAAGTTCAATCCCAACAACTTGTCTCATTAGAGTTGAACGGGTGGCCTAAGCTCAAGTCTCTTCCTCAACAAGTTCAACACTTGACTTCGCTTACGAGGTTGGCTATATGGTTTTTCAAAGGAGTGGAGACTTTACCAGAGTGGCTGGGCAACCTTGCATCTCTCGTGGAGCTGAGAATTCAGGATTGTGAGATTCTCAAGTATCTACCTTCTCTCGAAGCAATGCAACGCCTCACCAAATTACAGCGTCTAGAAGTTATTGATTGTCCACTTCTAGAAGAAAGATGCACCGAGGACAGCGGTGAAGAATGGCCCAAGATTTCTCACATTCAAAATATCAGAA TTTGA
- the LOC101295438 gene encoding cullin-3A-like, giving the protein MSAQKKRNFQIEAFKHRVVVDPKYAEKTWTILEHAIKEIYNHNASGLSFEELYRNAYNMVLHKFGEKLYSGLVRTMTYHLMEISKSIEAAQGELFLEELNRKWAEHNKALQMIRDILMYMDRTFIPSTHKTPVHELGLNLWRDVVIHSSKTQSRLLDTLLELVLRERNGDVINRGLMRNIIKMLMELGSYVYQEDFEKHFLEVSADFYRCESQEFIESCDCGNYLKKAERRLDEEMERVSHYLDAKSEAKITSVVEKEMIESHMNRLVHMESSGLVNMLVDDKYEDLGRMYNLFRRVQNGLVIVRDVMTSYIRDTGKHLVTDPERLRDPVDFVQRLLDMKDKYDKVISLAFNNDKTFQNALNSSFEYFINLNARSPEFISLFVDDKLRKGLRGVSEEDVEVVLDKVMMLFRYLQEKDVFEKYYKQHLAKRLLSGKTVSDDAERSLIVKLKTECGYQFTSKLEGMFTDMKTSQDTMHGFYTAVGPQLGDSPTLTVQVLTTGSWPTQPSVTCNLPAEIMWVCEKFKSYYLGTHTGRRLSWQTNMGTADLKTTFGKGQKHELNVSTYQMCVLMLFNNADRLTYKEIEQATEIPATDLKRCLQSLACVKGKNVLRKEPMSKDIVEDDTFFFNDKFTSKFFKVKIGTVVAQRESEPENLETRQRVEEDRKPQIEAAIVRIMKSRRVLDHNNIVAEVTKQLQARFLPNPVVIKKRIESLIEREFLERDKTDRKLYRYLA; this is encoded by the exons ATGAGTGCTCAGAAGAAGAGAAACTTCCAGATTGAAGCGTTCAAGCATCGGGTCGTGGTTGATCCCAAATACGCAGAGAAGACGTGGACAATCCTGGAGCATGCGATCAAGGAAATCTATAATCACAATGCCAGCGGGCTCAGTTTTGAAGAGCTTTATAG GAACGCTTACAATATGGTGCTGCACAAATTCGGGGAGAAACTGTACTCTGGTCTGGTGAGGACCATGACTTATCATCTGATGGAAATATCCAAATCGATTGAAGCTGCTCAGGGAGAGCTGTTCTTGGAAGAGCTGAACAGAAAATGGGCAGAGCATAACAAGGCGTTGCAGATGATTCGTGATATATTGATGTACATGGACAGAACATTTATTCCAAGCACCCACAAAACCCCCGTTCACGAGCTTGGTCTGAACCTTTGGAGGGATGTTGTCATTCACTCTAGCAAAACCCAGTCTAGGCTTTTGGACACGCTTCTTGAGCTAGTGCTTCGAGAAAGAAATGGTGATGTAATCAACAGAGGCTTGATGAGGAACATTATAAAAATGCTAATGGAGTTAGGTTCTTATGTTTACCAAGAAGACTTTGAGAAGCATTTTCTCGAGGTTTCAGCTGATTTCTATCGCTGTGAGTCTCAAGAGTTCATCGAGTCATGTGATTGTGGAAACTATTTAAAGAAGGCTGAAAGGCGCCTAGATGAGGAGATGGAGAGAGTGTCCCATTACTTGGATGCTAAAAGTGAAGCTAAGATTACCAGTGTGGTGGAAAAGGAGATGATTGAAAGTCACATGAACAGATTAGTTCATATGGAGAGCTCAGGTTTAGTTAATATGCTTGTAGATGACAAATATGAAGACTTGGGGAGAATGTATAACTTGTTTCGCAGAGTGCAGAATGGACTTGTAATTGTAAGAGATGTCATGACTTCTTACATCAGAGATACTGGAAAGCATCTAGTTACTGATCCAGAAAGGTTGAGGGATCCTGTAGACTTTGTGCAGCGCCTCCTTGATATGAAGGATAAGTATGACAAAGTTATCAGTTTGGCATTTAACAATGACAAGACATTCCAGAATGCTTTAAACTCTTCTTTTGAATACTTCATTAATTTGAATGCCCGGTCCCCCGAGTTTATTTCTCTCTTTGTGGATGACAAGCTTCGGAAAGGTTTAAGAGGGGTTAGTGAGGAGGATGTAGAGGTTGTCCTCGACAAGGTCATGATGCTTTTCCGTTACCTCCAGGAGAAAGATGTGTTTGAAAAGTACTACAAGCAACACTTGGCAAAGAGGCTTCTTTCTGGCAAAACTGTTTCTGATGATGCAGAAAGAAGTCTGATTGTAAAGCTCAAAACCGAGTGTGGATATCAGTTTACCTCCAAGTTGGAGGGTATGTTCACTGATATGAAGACCTCTCAGGATACAATGCATGGGTTCTACACAGCAGTTGGTCCTCAGTTAGGTGATAGCCCAACACTAACTGTCCAGGTCCTTACCACAGGTTCATGGCCCACTCAGCCTAGTGTAACATGCAACCTTCCAGCTGAAATTATGTGGGTATGTGAGAAGTTCAAGAGTTATTATCTTGGGACCCATACTGGGCGGAGATTGTCCTGGCAAACTAATATGGGAACAGCTGATTTGAAAACAACTTTCGGAAAGGGCCAGAAGCATGAGCTGAATGTTTCGACGTATCAGATGTGTGTGCTGATGCTATTCAACAATGCTGACCGGTTGACGTATAAGGAAATCGAGCAGGCTACAGAGATCCCAGCCACTGACTTGAAGAGGTGCCTGCAGTCCCTTGCCTGTGTTAAGGGGAAGAATGTACTTCGGAAGGAGCCAATGAGCAAGGACATAGTTGAGGATGATACCTTCTTCTTCAATGACAAGTTCACGAGCAAGTTCTTTAAAGTAAAGATAGGTACCGTGGTTGCTCAAAGGGAGTCTGAACCAGAAAACCTAGAAACCCGGCAGAGAGTGGAGGAAGATAGAAAGCCCCAGATTGAGGCAGCAATCGTGAGGATCATGAAGTCAAGGCGTGTACTGGATCACAATAATATAGTTGCTGAGGTCACAAAGCAGCTGCAGGCGCGATTCTTGCCCAACCCTGTAGTAATAAAGAAGCGTATCGAGTCCCTCATCGAGCGGGAGTTTTTGGAGAGGGATAAAACAGATAGAAAATTGTACAGGTACCTTGCTTGA
- the LOC101295733 gene encoding 40S ribosomal protein S9-2-like, whose product MVHVVFYRNYGKTFKKPRRPYEKERLDAELKLVGEYGLRCKRELWRVQYALSRIRNAARELLTLDEKNPRRIFEGEALLRRMNRYGLLEESQNKLDYVLALTVENFLERRLQTQVFKSGMAKSIHHARVLIRQRHIRVGRQVVNIPSFMVRIDSEKHIDFAITSPLGGGRPGRVKRRNQKAAAKKAAGGDGDEEDEE is encoded by the exons ATGGTTCACGTCGTCTTCTACCGCAATT ATGGAAAGACTTTCAAGAAGCCAAGACGTCCTTATGAGAAGGAACGTTTGGATGCTGAGCTGAAGCTTGTTGGAGAGTATGGGCTTCGGTGCAAGAGGGAGTTGTGGAGGGTTCAGTATGCTTTGAGCCGTATCCGTAATGCTGCCAGGGAACTTCTTACCCTGGATGAGAAGAACCCTCGCCGTATCTTTGAGGGAGAGGCTCTTCTGCGAAGGATGAACAGGTATGGGCTTCTGGAAGAGAGCCAGAACAAGCTCGATTATGTTCTTGCTTTGACTGTCGAGAACTTCCTCGAGAGGCGTCTTCAGACCCAGGTGTTCAAATCTGGTATGGCCAAATCCATCCACCACGCCAGGGTTCTCATCAGGCAGAGGCATATCAG GGTTGGAAGGCAGGTTGTCAACATCCCATCCTTCATGGTGAGAATTGACTCTGAGAAGCACATCGACTTTGCCATCACAAGTCCCCTTGGAGGTGGCCGCCCTGGAAGAGTGAAGAGAAGGAACCAGAAGGCCGCTGCTAAGAAGGCAGCTGGTGGTGATGGCGATGAGGAAGATGAGGAATGA
- the LOC101296308 gene encoding uncharacterized protein LOC101296308, producing the protein MIAVRPKHEEMEVRFAAKPYSTDDDSAGSSEEMDSPRSVQGRWRRSALKKVAYVHSQILRIREEDSHLGESSAFGAKEKVAHAVASRVDVVLLARPVLPCSPLRNTVNALH; encoded by the coding sequence ATGATCGCAGTGAGGCCCAAGCACGAGGAAATGGAGGTCCGATTCGCGGCGAAGCCGTACAGCACCGACGACGACAGCGCCGGGTCGTCGGAGGAGATGGACTCGCCGAGGTCGGTGCAGGGGCGGTGGAGGAGGTCGGCGTTGAAGAAGGTGGCGTATGTGCACAGCCAGATCTTGAGGATCAGAGAGGAGGACTCGCACCTCGGCGAGAGCAGCGCGTTTGGCGCCAAAGAGAAGGTGGCGCACGCGGTGGCGTCGCGCGTCGACGTTGTGCTTTTGGCCCGCCCGGTCTTGCCTTGCTCGCCGCTCAGAAACACCGTCAACGCTTTGCACTGA
- the LOC101296022 gene encoding tubulin alpha chain-like, with the protein MRECISIHIGQAGIQVGNACWELYCLEHGIQPDGQMPSDKTVGGGDDAFNTFFSETGAGKHVPRAVFLDLEPTVIDEVRTGTYRQLFHPEQLISGKEDAANNFARGHYTIGKEIVDLCLDRIRKLADNCTGLQGFLVFHAVGGGTGSGLGSLLLERLSVDYGKKSKLGFTVYPSPQVSTSVVEPYNSVLSTHSLLEHTDVAVLLDNEAIYDICRRSLDIERPTYTNLNRLVSQVISSLTASLRFDGALNVDVTEFQTNLVPYPRIHFMLSSYAPVISAEKAYHEQLSVAEITNSAFEPASMMAKCDPRHGKYMACCLMYRGDVVPKDVNAAVATIKTKRTIQFVDWCPTGFKCGINYQPPTVVPGGDLAKVQRAVCMISNSTSVAEVFSRIDHKFDLMYAKRAFVHWYVGEGMEEGEFSEAREDLAALEKDYEEVGLESAEGEDGEDEEY; encoded by the exons ATGAGAGAGTGCATCTCCATCCACATCGGCCAAGCCGGAATCCAAGTCGGCAACGCCTGCTGGGAGCTTTACTGCCTCGAACACGGCATTCAG CCTGATGGCCAAATGCCGAGTGACAAGACCGTCGGCGGCGGAGACGACGCCTTCAACACTTTCTTCAGCGAAACCGGCGCCGGAAAGCACGTCCCCCGCGCCGTGTTCTTGGATCTGGAGCCCACCGTCATCGACGAGGTGAGGACCGGAACTTACCGTCAGCTCTTCCACCCTGAGCAGCTCATCAGCGGCAAGGAGGACGCCGCCAACAACTTCGCCAGAGGCCACTACACAA TCGGGAAGGAGATTGTGGATCTGTGCTTGGACAGGATCCGGAAGCTTGCGGACAACTGTACTGGGCTTCAAGGGTTTCTGGTGTTCCACGCTGTCGGAGGTGGGACTGGATCTGGACTTGGATCTCTGCTCTTGGAGAGGCTCTCTGTCGACTATGGGAAGAAATCTAAGCTTGGATTTACTGTGTACCCATCTCCTCAGGTCTCTACTTCTGTTGTGGAGCCTTACAACAGTGTCTTGTCCACTCACTCGCTCTTGGAGCACACTGATGTGGCTGTGCTTTTGGACAATGAAGCCATCTATGATATCTGCCGTAGGTCGCTTGACATTGAGAGACCTACCTACACCAACCTCAACAGGCTTGTTTCTCAG GTTATTTCCTCACTCACTGCTTCTCTGCGTTTTGATGGAGCACTCAATGTGGATGTGACTGAGTTCCAGACCAATCTGGTGCCATACCCCAGAATCCATTTCATGCTTTCATCCTATGCACCAGTCATCTCTGCCGAGAAGGCCTACCATGAGCAACTCTCTGTGGCTGAAATCACCAACAGCGCCTTTGAGCCAGCCTCTATGATGGCCAAATGTGATCCTAGGCATGGGAAGTACATGGCTTGCTGTTTGATGTACAGAGGAGATGTCGTACCAAAGGATGTGAATGCGGCTGTGGCCACAATCAAGACCAAGAGGACCATTCAGTTTGTGGATTGGTGCCCAACTGGTTTCAAGTGTGGTATCAACTACCAGCCTCCTACTGTTGTACCTGGTGGTGACTTGGCCAAGGTTCAGAGGGCTGTGTGCATGATTTCCAACTCCACAAGTGTTGCTGAGGTGTTTTCAAGGATTGATCACAAGTTTGATCTGATGTATGCCAAGCGTGCTTTTGTGCACTGGTATGTTGGTGAGGGTATGGAGGAGGGTGAGTTCTCAGAAGCTAGGGAGGACTTGGCTGCTCTTGAGAAGGATTATGAAGAAGTTGGGTTGGAGTCTGCTGAAGGTGAAGATGGTGAGGATGAAGAGTACTAG